A region from the Nitrospirota bacterium genome encodes:
- the rmuC gene encoding DNA recombination protein RmuC: MEIFLYFIVGAIIGGIIAWFIASSRLQRDYAEKISVIEKRASSAEARTEELRQQIQQRESEIMQIRNELDAERKVKVESLTRLDEAKKSFEEQKALIELMKTEMADTFNALSSAALKSSSEDFLRLASEHLGKVVTDTKGKLGEHQAAMDGMIKPLHDMLKRYEEQFRQIEENRHKAYGSLEQQLRSLASTHENLQKETSNLVSALRKPQVRGRWGEMQLKRVAELSGMSIHCDFTEQYSIDTEKGRIRPDMIVHLPMEREIVVDSKVSLEAYLDAVSAQTEDERKIKMEKHAQQVRTHMNKLSSKEYWSQFQKSPEFVVLFIPGESFLSSALEVDNNLIEDGIKKRVIIATPTTFIALLRAIAYGWRQEQLTKNAQVISDLGRQLYERMNILIQHFENIGVNLEKAIGAYNKAVASLETRVLPSVRRFRELGITSASEISVVEQIDQTPRNLNMLESESVRNNK, from the coding sequence ATGGAAATATTTTTATATTTTATTGTCGGTGCAATAATTGGTGGGATTATCGCATGGTTTATAGCATCTTCCCGTTTACAGAGAGACTATGCAGAAAAAATTAGCGTGATAGAGAAACGTGCAAGTAGTGCAGAAGCTAGGACCGAAGAATTAAGGCAACAGATTCAGCAGAGAGAATCTGAAATCATGCAAATAAGAAATGAACTTGATGCAGAACGGAAGGTAAAAGTTGAATCCCTCACCAGACTTGATGAAGCGAAAAAGAGCTTTGAAGAACAAAAAGCACTCATCGAATTAATGAAGACAGAAATGGCTGATACATTTAATGCACTCTCATCTGCCGCCTTAAAGAGTAGCAGTGAAGATTTCTTAAGACTTGCCTCTGAACATCTCGGGAAGGTTGTGACTGATACAAAAGGCAAACTAGGTGAGCATCAAGCAGCAATGGATGGCATGATAAAACCTCTACATGATATGCTCAAGAGGTATGAAGAACAGTTCAGGCAGATTGAAGAAAACAGGCATAAGGCTTACGGCAGTCTTGAACAACAATTAAGATCGCTCGCTTCAACCCATGAAAACCTACAAAAGGAGACGAGCAATCTTGTTTCAGCCTTGCGAAAACCTCAGGTTAGAGGAAGATGGGGGGAGATGCAGCTTAAACGGGTTGCAGAACTTTCAGGTATGTCAATACACTGTGATTTTACAGAACAGTATTCAATTGATACAGAGAAGGGGAGAATAAGGCCTGACATGATTGTACATTTACCAATGGAGAGGGAGATAGTTGTTGATTCAAAGGTATCTCTTGAAGCATATCTCGATGCTGTTTCTGCTCAAACAGAAGATGAAAGAAAGATAAAGATGGAAAAACATGCGCAACAGGTTAGGACCCATATGAACAAACTTTCATCGAAGGAATACTGGAGCCAGTTTCAGAAATCACCTGAATTCGTTGTTCTTTTTATTCCAGGAGAATCTTTTCTCAGTTCTGCACTTGAAGTTGACAATAATCTGATAGAAGATGGTATAAAAAAACGAGTTATTATTGCTACACCTACTACTTTTATTGCCCTCTTGAGAGCTATAGCATATGGATGGAGACAGGAACAACTCACAAAGAATGCTCAGGTGATAAGTGATTTAGGAAGGCAGTTATATGAAAGAATGAATATTCTTATTCAGCATTTTGAAAATATAGGGGTAAATCTTGAAAAGGCCATAGGTGCATACAACAAAGCTGTTGCATCATTAGAAACAAGGGTACTGCCTTCGGTCAGAAGATTCCGTGAGCTCGGAATTACAAGTGCTTCAGAAATATCAGTGGTTGAACAGATTGATCAAACCCCGAGAAATTTAAATATGCTTGAATCAGAGTCTGTCAGAAATAATAAATAA
- a CDS encoding STAS-like domain-containing protein — MTKYDLYKLLKKKLQNGSHDLVIRQTGKIIRDQIEINIKKEKNGAIIALDFSNVGIIDYSCADEIVAKLISRLLSGEYGNKYIILTGLNENQKENIEVALERKGLAVMAEVNGKKLLIGELNNYLRLTLDFIFKKRSITAKELSEALGIEMNTSGTRLLNLHKKRLVKRTDVIRNGGRIWVYEMI; from the coding sequence ATGACTAAATACGACCTCTATAAACTACTTAAGAAAAAACTTCAAAATGGCTCACATGACCTTGTGATAAGACAGACAGGCAAGATTATCAGGGATCAAATAGAGATAAATATTAAAAAAGAAAAGAATGGTGCGATAATAGCTCTTGATTTTTCAAATGTAGGAATAATTGATTACTCATGTGCTGATGAGATAGTAGCGAAGCTAATTTCGCGTTTATTGAGCGGTGAATATGGCAATAAATATATAATTCTTACAGGTCTTAATGAAAACCAGAAGGAAAATATAGAGGTTGCACTTGAGAGGAAAGGGCTTGCAGTTATGGCAGAAGTTAATGGTAAAAAACTCCTTATCGGTGAACTTAATAACTATCTCAGGCTTACACTTGATTTTATCTTTAAAAAAAGGTCGATAACAGCAAAGGAGCTATCCGAGGCACTCGGAATTGAGATGAACACAAGCGGGACAAGGCTTTTAAATCTTCATAAAAAACGTCTTGTAAAAAGGACTGATGTGATAAGGAATGGCGGAAGAATTTGGGTATATGAAATGATATAA